The Candidatus Thermoplasmatota archaeon genome includes a window with the following:
- a CDS encoding ABC transporter ATP-binding protein, which produces MTLLEVNGLKTYFKTQEGTLKAVDGISFVLDKGQAMGLAGESGCGKTTAALSIMKLLPANGYIAGGQINFMGQDMSKITGERLRAIRWRDISIIFQGAMNALNPVKRVGDQITEPILLHEKVDEEVALKRVKELFELVGINPNRIREYPHEFSGGMRQRVMIAMALACRPKLVLCDEPTTALDVMIQAQILQLLKNLQNELELAMIIISHDLSVLAETCEFLAIMYAGKIVERSSAIEVFSNPQHPYTKGLIAAFPNIKGERKMPASIAGNPPNLIRAPVGCRFADRCYMAQDVCKVEEPPLIEVLPGHYAACHFVRPKG; this is translated from the coding sequence ATGACATTGCTCGAAGTCAATGGCTTAAAGACATATTTTAAAACGCAAGAGGGCACGCTGAAGGCCGTCGATGGGATCAGCTTCGTTCTGGACAAAGGCCAGGCGATGGGGCTTGCGGGCGAATCGGGTTGCGGCAAGACAACGGCCGCGCTGTCGATCATGAAGCTCCTGCCAGCGAACGGATACATCGCGGGCGGCCAGATCAACTTCATGGGTCAGGACATGTCCAAGATCACCGGTGAAAGGCTGAGAGCCATCAGGTGGAGAGACATTTCAATCATATTCCAGGGCGCGATGAACGCGCTCAACCCTGTCAAGAGGGTGGGAGACCAGATCACCGAGCCTATCCTGCTCCACGAGAAAGTGGACGAGGAAGTGGCCCTGAAGAGGGTCAAGGAGCTCTTCGAGCTTGTCGGGATCAACCCGAACAGGATCAGGGAGTATCCGCACGAGTTCAGTGGAGGAATGAGGCAGAGGGTGATGATTGCCATGGCGCTCGCATGCAGGCCGAAGTTGGTCCTCTGCGACGAGCCCACAACCGCTCTTGATGTCATGATTCAGGCGCAGATCCTGCAGCTGTTGAAGAATCTGCAGAACGAACTGGAGCTAGCTATGATCATAATATCGCACGACTTGTCCGTCCTAGCAGAAACCTGCGAGTTCCTGGCGATCATGTACGCTGGCAAGATTGTCGAGCGGTCCTCTGCGATAGAGGTCTTCTCGAACCCGCAGCACCCGTACACAAAGGGATTGATAGCGGCTTTCCCCAATATCAAGGGCGAGAGGAAGATGCCCGCATCGATCGCAGGCAACCCTCCGAACCTGATCAGGGCACCTGTGGGCTGCAGGTTCGCTGACAGATGCTACATGGCGCAGGATGTATGCAAGGTGGAAGAACCTCCGCTGATCGAGGTTCTGCCTGGGCATTACGCTGCATGTCATTTCGTACGACCGAAGGGGTGA